The following proteins come from a genomic window of Azoarcus sp. PA01:
- the nirJ gene encoding heme d1 biosynthesis radical SAM protein NirJ → MFRISNFIRELDHPTPSGPHRNPPGPVVIWNLIRRCNLTCKHCYSISADTDFPGELSTTEVFRVMDDLKAFRVPVLILSGGEPLLRPDIFEIGRHAKKMGFYVGLSSNGTLIEESNIDRIDEIGFDYVGVSLDGIGATHDRFRRLEGAFDASMRGIRLCAARGIKVGVRYTMTEENAADLPALLRLVEDEGIDKFYFSHLNYAGRGNKHRGDDAHHRTTRDAMDLLFDTCLALHRRGVDKEFVTGNNDADGVYMYHWVARRFPEHAEHIRAKLLQWGGNASGVNVANIDNLGVVHPDTMWWHVPLGNVRERPFSEIWSDLSNPLMAGLKRHPRILGGRCGKCTFLPVCNGSSRVRAQQITGDPWVEDPACYLTDEEIGVTAADYGSERVKTTPFVPGHRPA, encoded by the coding sequence ACCTCACCTGCAAGCACTGCTACTCGATTTCGGCCGATACCGACTTTCCCGGAGAGTTGTCCACGACGGAAGTGTTCCGGGTGATGGACGATCTCAAGGCATTCCGCGTGCCGGTGCTGATCCTCTCGGGGGGTGAGCCGCTGCTGCGCCCCGACATCTTCGAAATCGGCCGTCACGCGAAAAAAATGGGCTTCTATGTCGGCCTGTCGAGCAACGGCACGCTGATCGAAGAATCGAACATCGACCGGATCGACGAGATCGGCTTCGATTATGTCGGCGTGAGCCTCGACGGCATCGGCGCCACGCACGACCGATTCCGCCGCCTCGAAGGTGCTTTCGATGCCTCGATGCGCGGCATTCGGCTGTGCGCGGCCCGTGGCATCAAGGTCGGGGTGCGCTATACGATGACCGAGGAGAACGCCGCCGACCTGCCCGCGTTGCTGCGCCTCGTCGAGGACGAGGGCATCGACAAGTTCTATTTCTCGCACCTGAATTACGCCGGCCGCGGCAACAAGCACCGCGGCGACGATGCGCACCACCGCACGACGCGCGATGCGATGGATCTGCTTTTCGATACCTGCCTGGCGCTGCATCGACGCGGCGTCGACAAGGAATTCGTCACCGGCAACAACGACGCCGACGGGGTCTACATGTATCACTGGGTCGCCCGCCGGTTTCCCGAGCACGCCGAGCATATCCGTGCAAAGCTGCTGCAGTGGGGCGGCAATGCGAGCGGCGTCAACGTCGCGAACATCGACAACCTCGGGGTCGTGCATCCCGATACGATGTGGTGGCATGTGCCGCTCGGCAACGTGCGCGAGCGGCCGTTTTCCGAGATCTGGAGCGACCTGTCGAATCCGCTGATGGCGGGCCTCAAGCGCCATCCCCGTATCCTCGGCGGGCGCTGCGGCAAATGCACGTTTCTCCCGGTGTGCAACGGCAGCTCGCGCGTGCGCGCCCAGCAGATCACCGGTGATCCGTGGGTCGAGGACCCGGCCTGTTATCTCACTGACGAGGAGATCGGCGTGACGGCGGCCGATTACGGCAGCGAGCGGGTCAAGACCACTCCTTTCGTGCCGGGCCACCGTCCTGCCTGA